A genomic region of Runella rosea contains the following coding sequences:
- a CDS encoding HD domain-containing protein gives MNNYAHILKAAEKYMRVRKNDVHIPISFHYAMKLAESYPNADREVVAAGIILHDIGWFSIDEDDIFKKGFQTENYLQSDVRYLHESEGVRLSAEILRPLGYSEDFIQKVQTIIDGHDTRSFARSVEDEIVRDADKLWRFTVTGVSIASDWFKQTPSQYCARLLTDVVPQLHLPESIEMAKTDLVETEKMLCCDVI, from the coding sequence ATGAACAACTACGCACATATTCTCAAAGCGGCCGAAAAGTACATGCGGGTACGAAAAAACGACGTTCATATCCCGATTTCTTTTCACTACGCGATGAAACTGGCCGAAAGCTATCCAAACGCCGACCGCGAAGTGGTGGCAGCGGGCATTATTTTACACGACATTGGCTGGTTTTCGATTGACGAAGATGATATTTTTAAAAAAGGCTTTCAGACCGAAAATTACCTTCAGAGCGACGTGCGGTATTTGCACGAATCGGAAGGCGTGCGGCTGTCAGCAGAGATACTAAGGCCCTTGGGTTATTCGGAAGACTTTATTCAAAAAGTGCAAACCATCATCGACGGTCACGACACGCGGAGTTTTGCGCGTTCGGTCGAAGATGAGATTGTGCGAGATGCCGATAAATTGTGGCGATTTACGGTTACGGGGGTGAGTATTGCCTCCGATTGGTTCAAACAGACCCCTAGTCAATACTGTGCGCGTTTGCTCACCGATGTGGTGCCGCAATTGCACCTGCCCGAGTCGATTGAAATGGCGAAGACCGACTTGGTCGAAACCGAAAAAATGCTTTGTTGCGACGTAATCTAA
- a CDS encoding PEP-utilizing enzyme, whose protein sequence is MSSQKFISPYDHKAPEGAEGWKELYPYYMVFQDNLKQNEEAKFFFCDSQHWPNVFKPFDAITVEFAVKCLSQYNTRQWLIPPANGIDFKIHNGYCYMSPVGVAPELIADRVPQFLERAGYYFMNWNDLLQNWHKKVKGVIDEMEAVKFESLPEVIDMEWVKGGIGLDPTYYLIQNYDKMIDLCYKTWMYHFEFLNLGYAAYLDFFGFCKETFPGIPDLSIAKMVQGVEVDLFRPDEELRKLSKLALELGVDDVVANQELTAALEALKATENGQKWLDAWELAKYPWFNFTTGNGFYSTDKYWIEHLEIPFGYIQDYLKRLQKGENIDRPTEAIAAERDRITEEYRDSIADEEGQAAFDAKIGLARVVFPYVENHNFYIEHWAMCVFWRKMRELSAVFVEAGFFSDINDMFYFRREEIHQLLFDYGRGWAMGVPAIGPDYIPTEVARRKKIIDALSTAAPKPAFNEPPALVTEPFTIMLWGITSESVQGWLQSGETTNHLKGMAASAGKVEGIARVINSPDELGLLEQDEILVTRVTAPSWAPVFGKIKATVTDIGGMMSHAAIVCREYALPAVTGTGSATTTIKTGDRIMVNGSTGEVTILEAA, encoded by the coding sequence ATGTCTTCTCAAAAATTCATTAGTCCTTACGACCACAAAGCGCCCGAAGGAGCCGAAGGTTGGAAGGAATTGTACCCCTACTACATGGTATTTCAGGATAATCTGAAACAAAATGAAGAAGCTAAATTTTTCTTTTGCGATTCGCAGCACTGGCCCAACGTGTTTAAGCCTTTTGACGCCATAACCGTCGAATTTGCGGTAAAATGCCTCAGTCAGTACAACACGCGTCAGTGGTTGATACCACCCGCTAACGGAATTGATTTTAAAATTCACAACGGATATTGCTACATGAGCCCCGTGGGCGTAGCGCCCGAATTAATCGCGGACCGCGTACCGCAATTTTTGGAACGTGCAGGGTATTATTTCATGAACTGGAATGATTTGCTCCAAAATTGGCATAAAAAAGTGAAGGGTGTCATTGATGAAATGGAAGCCGTAAAATTTGAGTCGCTTCCCGAAGTGATTGATATGGAATGGGTTAAGGGGGGTATTGGGCTTGACCCAACCTACTATCTGATTCAGAACTACGATAAGATGATTGATTTGTGTTATAAAACATGGATGTATCACTTCGAATTTCTGAACTTAGGCTACGCGGCTTACCTCGATTTCTTTGGTTTTTGTAAAGAAACTTTTCCTGGCATTCCTGATTTGTCGATTGCTAAAATGGTGCAGGGCGTGGAAGTGGATTTGTTTCGTCCTGATGAAGAATTGCGCAAATTATCCAAATTGGCGCTTGAATTGGGGGTGGACGATGTGGTCGCAAATCAAGAATTAACGGCGGCGTTGGAAGCGTTGAAAGCAACCGAAAACGGCCAAAAATGGCTTGATGCGTGGGAGTTGGCCAAATATCCGTGGTTTAATTTTACGACGGGTAACGGGTTTTATTCGACCGATAAGTATTGGATTGAGCACCTTGAGATTCCCTTTGGCTACATTCAAGATTATCTGAAACGTTTACAAAAAGGTGAAAATATTGACCGTCCGACGGAGGCCATTGCGGCCGAAAGAGACCGAATCACGGAAGAATACCGCGACTCTATTGCCGACGAAGAAGGTCAAGCGGCTTTTGATGCCAAAATCGGCTTGGCGCGGGTGGTATTTCCGTACGTCGAAAACCACAATTTCTACATCGAACACTGGGCAATGTGCGTTTTCTGGCGCAAAATGCGCGAACTAAGCGCGGTATTTGTGGAAGCTGGATTTTTCAGCGATATCAACGACATGTTCTATTTCCGTCGCGAAGAAATTCATCAACTTTTGTTTGACTACGGTCGGGGTTGGGCCATGGGCGTGCCAGCCATCGGTCCAGATTATATTCCGACCGAAGTGGCTCGTCGTAAAAAAATCATTGACGCCCTTTCGACCGCCGCGCCTAAACCCGCTTTCAATGAGCCGCCCGCCTTGGTGACCGAACCCTTCACGATTATGCTTTGGGGAATTACGTCCGAAAGTGTGCAGGGATGGTTGCAAAGTGGCGAAACCACCAATCACCTCAAAGGAATGGCGGCTTCGGCAGGCAAAGTGGAAGGTATTGCGCGGGTCATCAACAGCCCCGACGAGCTGGGCCTTTTGGAGCAAGACGAAATCTTAGTGACGCGCGTTACGGCGCCGAGTTGGGCCCCTGTATTTGGCAAAATCAAAGCCACCGTCACCGACATCGGCGGTATGATGTCGCACGCGGCCATCGTTTGTCGTGAGTACGCACTGCCGGCGGTAACAGGTACAGGCTCCGCTACTACCACCATCAAAACGGGCGACCGAATCATGGTCAATGGCTCAACGGGAGAAGTAACCATCCTCGAAGCTGCCTGA
- a CDS encoding PEP/pyruvate-binding domain-containing protein produces MKYTLFFKEALPEEYYLLGGKGASLASMSAADLPVPVGFCITTHAYADFLHGSALAEAIYQKVNGIDCANVAELDQVSEEVRGLLLVSPLPSEVEHSIKASYHQLCALAGATNDLPVAVRSSATAEDLPDASFAGQQDTYLWVVGEEEVIEHVRRCWASLYTSRAINYRRNQQIREDEVLMSVVIQKMVNARTAGVAMTLNPTNGDRSKIVIDASWGLGEAVVSGEVTPDNFLVDKVMMEVLASNIQNKHIEHVPDKINRRVLTREILDDRATQPSLSEEEVKIVCRMAKIIEKHYRCPQDIEWAIDADLPAGQNFTLLQSRPETVWSQKKAPAASSVKTGMEGILNTLMNPLASKK; encoded by the coding sequence ATGAAATACACGTTGTTTTTTAAAGAAGCTTTGCCCGAAGAATATTATTTGTTGGGTGGCAAAGGGGCAAGTTTGGCCAGTATGAGTGCCGCTGATTTGCCAGTGCCCGTTGGTTTTTGCATTACTACCCACGCCTATGCCGACTTTTTGCACGGTTCGGCGCTTGCCGAGGCAATTTACCAAAAAGTAAATGGCATTGATTGCGCCAACGTGGCCGAATTGGATCAGGTATCGGAAGAAGTGCGCGGCTTATTATTGGTAAGTCCGTTGCCTTCCGAAGTAGAGCACAGTATCAAAGCTTCGTATCACCAGCTTTGTGCCCTCGCGGGGGCTACCAATGACTTGCCTGTGGCGGTGCGGTCGAGTGCCACCGCAGAAGACCTACCCGATGCGAGTTTTGCCGGACAGCAAGACACGTATCTGTGGGTGGTGGGAGAGGAGGAAGTCATCGAACACGTGCGCCGCTGCTGGGCGAGTTTGTACACCTCACGGGCCATCAACTATCGTCGCAATCAGCAAATCAGAGAAGACGAAGTGCTGATGAGTGTGGTGATTCAAAAAATGGTCAATGCCCGCACCGCTGGCGTAGCCATGACGCTCAATCCGACCAACGGCGACCGCTCCAAAATCGTCATTGACGCTTCTTGGGGGCTGGGTGAGGCGGTGGTTTCGGGTGAAGTTACGCCAGATAACTTCTTGGTAGACAAGGTGATGATGGAGGTGCTTGCGTCAAATATTCAAAACAAACACATCGAACACGTACCCGATAAAATAAACCGTCGGGTGCTAACGCGCGAGATTCTAGATGATCGAGCCACGCAGCCCAGCTTGAGCGAAGAAGAAGTGAAAATCGTGTGTCGAATGGCAAAAATCATCGAAAAACACTACCGTTGTCCGCAGGACATTGAGTGGGCGATTGATGCCGATTTGCCCGCTGGTCAGAATTTTACGCTTCTTCAAAGCCGCCCCGAAACGGTCTGGTCGCAGAAAAAAGCCCCCGCAGCTTCCTCCGTCAAAACGGGAATGGAAGGCATTTTGAATACCCTAATGAACCCTTTAGCAAGTAAAAAATAA
- a CDS encoding cytochrome P450 → MSTCPYHKISEEFKPFDLTNPFPFYKKSRDEQPVFYSQELGYYVVTRYEDIKAVFSNWKTYTSENAQSPFKPIAPKAKKLMEDQGMIGLSGLSGRIPPDHTRIRRIVSMAFNLSRFKKLEPGIRALAIEMIEKFENEGHAEIVKQLAYDLPALVIFMLLGVPKEDVQQVKSWAESRLLITWGDLTEEEQLVHAQNMVRYWEYCQNLVALRKENPTDDLPGDLVRLQAEGHEISDREIAAICYSQLFAGHETTTSLMGNGIRELLLHPDSWKAICENPSLIPNAIEEILRFSPSIVSWRRKALDDSEIGGVTIPAGSNLLLVMGSANRDEANFENGETFDIQRPNAKEHLSFGYGIHFCLGSPLAKLEFKIVLEELTRKIPHLTIKENQVFQFALNTSFRAPVALEVEW, encoded by the coding sequence ATGAGCACCTGTCCGTATCATAAAATAAGCGAAGAATTCAAGCCTTTTGATCTCACAAATCCTTTTCCTTTTTACAAAAAATCGAGGGACGAGCAGCCCGTATTTTACAGCCAAGAATTGGGGTATTACGTTGTGACCCGTTATGAGGATATCAAGGCGGTGTTTAGCAACTGGAAAACCTACACTTCCGAAAACGCCCAATCGCCGTTTAAGCCGATTGCGCCGAAAGCCAAAAAATTGATGGAAGACCAAGGCATGATTGGTCTGTCGGGCTTGTCGGGGCGCATCCCACCCGACCATACACGTATACGCCGCATCGTTAGCATGGCGTTCAATCTGAGTCGCTTCAAAAAGCTCGAACCAGGCATCAGGGCGTTGGCGATTGAGATGATCGAAAAGTTTGAAAATGAAGGCCACGCCGAAATCGTGAAGCAGTTGGCGTATGATTTGCCCGCCTTGGTGATATTTATGTTGTTGGGTGTGCCCAAAGAAGATGTGCAGCAGGTAAAAAGCTGGGCCGAAAGCCGTTTGCTGATTACTTGGGGCGATTTGACGGAAGAGGAGCAGTTGGTTCACGCCCAAAATATGGTGAGATACTGGGAATATTGCCAAAACTTGGTAGCACTGCGTAAAGAAAATCCTACCGACGATTTGCCGGGAGATTTGGTGAGGTTGCAGGCCGAAGGTCACGAAATCAGCGACCGCGAGATTGCGGCGATTTGTTACAGTCAGCTGTTTGCAGGACACGAAACCACCACTTCATTGATGGGCAACGGCATCCGCGAATTGCTGCTCCATCCCGACAGTTGGAAAGCCATCTGCGAGAATCCAAGCCTGATTCCCAACGCAATCGAAGAAATCCTGCGGTTTTCACCTTCGATTGTATCTTGGCGTCGAAAGGCACTGGATGACAGCGAAATCGGAGGCGTGACCATCCCTGCGGGTTCCAATTTGTTGTTAGTGATGGGTTCTGCAAATCGGGATGAAGCCAATTTTGAAAACGGAGAAACCTTTGATATTCAACGCCCCAATGCCAAAGAGCACCTGTCGTTTGGCTACGGTATCCATTTTTGTTTGGGGTCGCCTTTGGCAAAACTCGAATTTAAGATTGTGTTGGAAGAATTGACCCGCAAGATTCCGCACTTAACCATCAAAGAAAATCAAGTCTTTCAATTTGCACTAAATACCTCATTCAGAGCGCCCGTGGCCTTGGAAGTAGAGTGGTAA
- a CDS encoding BTAD domain-containing putative transcriptional regulator: MVAKYPGLFFSDYSLLWQQIKRIIGAHKHWLYVADEQSVSSVKEFFAIELVDNEGDVVSSGEFFLREQVVRAKPVVKALQAHISAIPAEMRADSVFFFEMTWAVRTPSGDIYLRELHEAFQELLVSYPVTIVCVYNESVLLDEQLLLGLFSHPEIYTHEGLKANPYYLPPRIIKKNQLKPRFNYWLSTIDTHQVVDEVQVVETNDEKQAYPLERPFQTMTAQTNEGRWKIRCLGEVRIYRENGQLIDWNTKAGATRKLKTLFAFLLIRGEKGANTEELADLLWSEADSTEQSLNRLYHAIRFLRLVLNGHDDASKQSSFIVHQGSMYYLRLPYDSWIDLPMFQELCFKGNQHLKEGNLEQCKICYESAERLYTGDLFMDIPLKYVENNENDWCWSKRTWYREMYYKLLYSLAKIHRQMGNLSLAINYCDKALGENPNLEEAHKEKLLALAESKRFDALHRQYRIYTESLKKFNIGAPSEEIRQLYLNLSKKN; encoded by the coding sequence ATGGTAGCAAAATATCCGGGGCTTTTCTTTAGCGATTATTCCCTTCTTTGGCAACAAATCAAACGAATCATCGGCGCTCATAAACATTGGCTCTACGTGGCTGATGAACAAAGTGTGAGCAGCGTGAAAGAGTTTTTTGCCATCGAATTGGTTGATAATGAAGGAGATGTTGTTTCTTCGGGAGAGTTTTTTTTGCGGGAACAAGTCGTGCGTGCAAAACCCGTGGTGAAAGCATTACAGGCCCACATCAGCGCCATCCCCGCAGAAATGCGAGCGGATTCAGTCTTCTTTTTTGAAATGACGTGGGCGGTCAGAACGCCTTCTGGGGATATTTATCTGCGCGAACTACACGAAGCGTTTCAGGAGTTGTTGGTTTCGTATCCTGTTACTATCGTTTGCGTTTACAATGAGTCGGTGTTGTTGGACGAACAACTGCTTTTGGGCTTGTTTTCTCATCCCGAAATTTACACCCACGAGGGCCTCAAAGCCAATCCGTATTATTTGCCGCCCCGTATTATTAAAAAAAATCAATTAAAACCGCGCTTCAACTACTGGCTTTCCACCATTGATACGCATCAGGTGGTGGATGAAGTTCAGGTAGTGGAAACTAACGATGAAAAGCAGGCGTACCCATTAGAGCGGCCTTTCCAAACCATGACCGCCCAAACCAACGAAGGGCGCTGGAAAATCAGGTGTCTGGGAGAGGTTCGGATTTACCGCGAAAATGGCCAATTGATTGACTGGAACACCAAAGCGGGTGCTACGCGCAAATTAAAAACGTTGTTTGCTTTTTTGTTGATTCGTGGCGAAAAAGGGGCTAATACGGAAGAATTGGCCGATTTGCTCTGGTCGGAAGCCGACAGCACCGAGCAGTCGCTGAATCGTTTATACCACGCCATCCGTTTTCTGCGGCTCGTGCTCAACGGCCACGATGATGCTTCAAAACAGTCTTCTTTTATCGTGCATCAAGGCTCAATGTATTATTTACGACTACCATACGACAGTTGGATTGACTTGCCGATGTTTCAGGAGTTGTGTTTTAAGGGCAACCAACACCTCAAAGAAGGCAATTTGGAGCAATGTAAGATTTGCTACGAGTCAGCGGAGCGGCTTTATACAGGCGACCTTTTTATGGACATTCCGCTCAAGTACGTAGAGAACAATGAAAACGACTGGTGTTGGAGTAAGCGCACTTGGTATCGCGAGATGTACTACAAACTTCTATACAGTTTAGCAAAAATTCACCGGCAAATGGGAAATCTTTCGCTGGCGATAAACTACTGCGATAAAGCCCTCGGCGAAAATCCCAATTTGGAAGAAGCTCACAAGGAAAAATTGCTGGCCTTGGCCGAATCAAAGCGATTTGACGCCCTGCACCGACAGTACCGAATCTATACCGAATCGCTGAAAAAATTCAATATTGGAGCCCCGTCGGAGGAAATCAGGCAATTATATTTGAATCTTTCTAAAAAGAATTAA